One window of the Archangium primigenium genome contains the following:
- the ftsH gene encoding ATP-dependent zinc metalloprotease FtsH, whose amino-acid sequence MRSTYKTIGLWVLLIVLFVAFYNFFSQGGDQPQEPTFTQFLAKVEDKKIRDVSVKGNTYTGVYSDTQEKFRTTGPAPDAAILEQLRKNSVDVKYEREEQNSLWLTILGQWMPVVFLFLFFIFFMRQLQGGSGKAMTFGKSKARLLNESHNKITFADVAGADECKEELEEIVAFLKDPKKFTKLGGRIPKGVLMMGPPGTGKTLLARAVAGEAGVPFFSISGSDFVEMFVGVGASRVRDLFEQGKKNAPCIIFIDEIDAVGRHRGAGLGGGHDEREQTLNQLLVEMDGFESNEGVILIAATNRPDVLDPALQRPGRFDRRIVVPRPDLKGRLGVLKVHTRRVPLAPEVDLEVIARGTPGMTGADLENLVNESALMAARQNKERVDLSDFEAAKDKVFMGPERKSMIMTEKEKRNTAVHEAGHAIIAKLLPGCDPLHKVTIIPRGQALGLTWSLPTEDKVNGYKKQILDQIAMAMGGRIAEELMFNEMSSGASNDIERATETARAMVCRWGMSEKMGPLAFGKSDGEVFLGRDINSSKDYSEDTARQIDAEVREIVMQCYARGKAVLTENLEGLKRVTDALVEYETLDAEDVNILLQGGQLTRERPPPRVVAPPSKSTEKKDKRKILDALEGIPNMEPNKA is encoded by the coding sequence GTGCGTTCGACTTACAAGACCATCGGCCTCTGGGTCCTCCTGATCGTCCTCTTCGTCGCCTTCTACAATTTCTTCTCCCAAGGTGGCGATCAGCCGCAGGAACCGACCTTCACCCAATTCCTGGCCAAGGTGGAGGACAAGAAGATCCGCGACGTGTCGGTCAAGGGCAACACGTACACGGGCGTGTACTCCGACACCCAGGAGAAGTTCCGCACCACCGGACCGGCCCCCGACGCGGCCATCCTGGAGCAGCTGCGCAAGAACAGCGTGGACGTGAAGTACGAGCGCGAGGAGCAGAACAGCCTCTGGCTCACCATCCTCGGGCAGTGGATGCCCGTGGTCTTCCTGTTCCTCTTCTTCATCTTCTTCATGCGCCAGCTGCAGGGCGGCAGCGGCAAGGCCATGACGTTCGGCAAGTCCAAGGCCCGCCTGCTCAACGAGAGCCACAACAAGATCACCTTCGCGGACGTGGCCGGCGCGGACGAGTGCAAGGAGGAGCTCGAGGAGATCGTCGCCTTCCTCAAGGATCCCAAGAAGTTCACCAAGCTGGGCGGCCGCATCCCCAAGGGCGTGCTGATGATGGGCCCCCCGGGCACGGGCAAGACGCTGCTCGCGCGCGCCGTGGCGGGTGAGGCCGGCGTGCCCTTCTTCTCCATCTCCGGCTCGGACTTCGTGGAGATGTTCGTGGGCGTGGGCGCCAGCCGCGTGCGTGACCTGTTCGAGCAGGGCAAGAAGAACGCCCCCTGCATCATCTTCATCGACGAGATCGACGCCGTGGGCCGTCACCGTGGCGCGGGCCTCGGCGGTGGACACGACGAGCGCGAGCAGACGCTCAACCAGCTGCTCGTGGAGATGGACGGCTTCGAGTCCAACGAGGGCGTCATCCTCATCGCCGCCACCAACCGTCCGGACGTGCTGGATCCTGCGCTGCAGCGCCCCGGCCGCTTCGACCGGCGCATCGTGGTGCCGCGCCCCGACCTCAAGGGCCGCCTGGGCGTGCTCAAGGTGCACACCCGCCGCGTGCCGCTCGCGCCGGAAGTCGACCTGGAGGTCATCGCCCGTGGTACGCCCGGCATGACCGGCGCGGACCTGGAGAACCTCGTCAACGAGTCGGCGCTCATGGCCGCCCGTCAGAACAAGGAGCGCGTGGACCTCAGTGACTTCGAGGCCGCCAAGGACAAGGTCTTCATGGGCCCGGAGCGCAAGTCCATGATCATGACCGAGAAGGAGAAGCGGAATACGGCCGTGCACGAGGCCGGTCACGCCATCATCGCCAAGCTGCTGCCCGGCTGCGACCCGCTCCACAAGGTCACCATCATCCCGCGCGGCCAGGCCCTGGGTCTCACCTGGAGCCTGCCCACCGAGGACAAGGTCAACGGCTACAAGAAGCAGATCCTCGATCAGATCGCCATGGCCATGGGTGGCCGCATCGCCGAGGAGCTCATGTTCAACGAGATGAGCTCGGGCGCCTCCAACGACATCGAGCGCGCCACCGAGACGGCGCGCGCCATGGTGTGCCGCTGGGGCATGAGCGAGAAGATGGGTCCCCTGGCCTTCGGCAAGAGCGATGGCGAGGTGTTCCTGGGCCGCGACATCAACTCGTCCAAGGACTACTCCGAGGACACCGCGCGCCAGATCGACGCCGAGGTGCGTGAGATCGTCATGCAGTGCTACGCCCGGGGCAAGGCCGTCCTCACGGAGAACCTCGAGGGCCTCAAGCGCGTGACGGACGCCCTGGTGGAGTACGAGACGCTCGACGCCGAAGACGTGAACATCCTGCTGCAGGGTGGACAGCTCACCCGCGAGCGCCCGCCGCCCCGCGTGGTGGCGCCGCCCTCCAAGTCCACCGAGAAGAAGGACAAGCGGAAGATCCTCGACGCGCTCGAGGGCATCCCCAACATGGAGCCGAACAAGGCCTGA
- the folP gene encoding dihydropteroate synthase: protein MLRARPLRLDRPADLAPAFLRLGLPTPARDYLLEKLPLVHVLLTGLEREQGRFLAGLFADSEHPGREEYPTWVAGDPRTRPGTGLLSGRKEQFERVVARARALPEQGALAEALARVWAAAGPPAPLGLGGRTLHFGARTHVMGVVNVTPDSFSDGGRYLDPEAAVAQGLRLAEAGADLLDLGAESTRPGARPVPAEAQLARLLPVIEGLRARTDVPLSVDTTLAEVARGTLAAGAVLINDISGGHFDPALFGAVAEAGAACCLMHIQGTPETMQRAPHYEDVVEDVLAFLEEGVARAVAAGVARERLLVDPGIGFGKTAGHNLFLLRRLDELRVLGLPVLVGTSRKGFLGGLTGGRPVDQRLAASLGSVAALAALGSVDIVRVHDVAETRDALAVADALREALEGGARYGGRGAPR from the coding sequence ATGCTCCGCGCCCGCCCGCTCCGCCTCGATCGTCCCGCCGACCTCGCGCCGGCCTTCCTCCGGCTGGGCCTGCCCACGCCCGCGCGCGACTACCTCCTGGAGAAGCTGCCGCTCGTGCACGTGCTGCTCACGGGGCTCGAGCGCGAGCAGGGGCGCTTCCTGGCGGGGCTCTTCGCCGACAGCGAGCATCCCGGGCGCGAGGAGTACCCCACGTGGGTGGCGGGCGATCCGCGCACCCGTCCGGGCACGGGCCTGCTCTCCGGACGCAAGGAGCAGTTCGAGCGGGTGGTGGCGCGGGCCCGGGCCCTGCCGGAGCAGGGCGCCCTGGCCGAGGCGCTCGCGCGCGTCTGGGCCGCCGCGGGTCCGCCCGCGCCCCTGGGGCTGGGGGGCCGCACGCTCCACTTCGGCGCGCGCACCCACGTCATGGGCGTGGTGAACGTGACGCCGGACAGCTTCTCCGACGGGGGGCGCTACCTCGACCCCGAGGCCGCCGTGGCCCAGGGCCTGCGGCTCGCCGAGGCGGGCGCGGACCTGTTGGACCTGGGCGCCGAGTCCACCCGGCCCGGCGCGCGCCCGGTGCCCGCGGAGGCGCAACTGGCCCGGCTGCTGCCCGTCATCGAGGGGCTGCGCGCGCGCACCGACGTGCCCCTGTCCGTGGACACCACCCTGGCGGAAGTGGCGCGCGGCACGCTCGCGGCGGGGGCGGTGCTCATCAACGACATCAGCGGAGGGCACTTCGATCCGGCCCTGTTCGGCGCGGTGGCCGAGGCGGGCGCGGCCTGCTGCCTCATGCACATCCAGGGCACGCCCGAGACGATGCAGCGCGCGCCGCACTACGAGGACGTGGTGGAGGACGTGCTGGCCTTCCTGGAGGAGGGCGTGGCGCGCGCGGTGGCCGCGGGGGTGGCGCGCGAGCGGCTGCTCGTGGATCCCGGCATCGGCTTTGGCAAGACGGCGGGCCACAACCTCTTCCTGCTGCGGCGCCTGGACGAGCTGCGGGTGCTGGGCCTGCCGGTGCTCGTGGGCACCAGCCGCAAGGGCTTCCTCGGCGGGCTCACGGGCGGGCGCCCCGTCGACCAGCGGCTGGCGGCGTCCTTGGGCTCGGTGGCCGCGCTGGCGGCGCTGGGCAGCGTGGACATCGTCCGGGTGCACGATGTGGCCGAGACGCGGGATGCCCTCGCCGTGGCCGACGCCCTGCGCGAGGCCCTGGAGGGTGGCGCCCGCTATGGCGGGAGAGGGGCGCCCAGGTGA